A single window of Betta splendens chromosome 11, fBetSpl5.4, whole genome shotgun sequence DNA harbors:
- the si:dkey-81h8.1 gene encoding uncharacterized protein si:dkey-81h8.1 isoform X2 produces MANEEKDPMPAVGSLSPNQLQSHLKMEPKTLGAIQIVIGALILCLSASVLQLHEIHFTGDVALFLIVVVQVTLSGSVLIHSGRRPTLLWVKCVLVLHLISAAFATAALGLMSKHLPYRQDSYHCEHCRRLELHAVLLIDGILGTLVIFLVLELLICITAMLFGLSVLAANGHRPSSQRPVYPQTHPPPLPAVQAVQPAKPDAETAQVAVVVTEPDSELVEDISTPPTEPQVEPMEVLNSEP; encoded by the exons ATGGCTAATGAAGAAAAAGATCCGATGCCTGCAGTGGGGTCTCTTTCCCCGAACCAACTGCAGTCCCACCTCAAGATGGAGCCCAAAACTCTGGGG GCGATCCAGATTGTTATTGGGGCTTTGATTCTCTGCCTGAGTGCCTCAGTGCTCCAGCTCCATGAGATCCACTTCACAGGAGATGTGGCCCTCTTCCTGATTGTTGTGGTACAG GTGACTCTCTCTGGTTCGGTGCTGATCCACAGTGGAAGGAGGCCAACTCTGTTGTGG GTGAAATGTGTCTTAGTTTTGCACCTGATCAGTGCTGCGTTTGCAACTGCTGCCCTGGGTCTGATGTCCAAGCACCTCCCTTACCGCCAGGACTCCTACCACTGTGAACATTGTCGCAGATTGGAACTTCATGCTGTG CTGTTAATAGATGGAATCCTTGGGACGCTGGTGATCTttctggtcctggagctgttGATCTGCATCACTGCCATGTTGTTCGGACTTAGTGTTCTGGCTGCTAATGGCCACAGG CCTTCTAGCCAAAGACCTGTCTACCCACAGACTCACCCCCCACCTCTTCCAGCTGTGCAAGCTGTTCAGCCTGCTAAACCTGATGCCGAGACAGCTCAG GTGGCTGTGGTGGTGACTGAACCTGACTCTGAGCTGGTGGAGGACATCTCCACCCCACCCACTGAGCCCCAGGTGGAGCCAATGGAAGTTCTGAACTCAGAACCGTAA
- the LOC114865997 gene encoding uncharacterized protein LOC114865997 → MNATRNTTRTTPKNTTTIFTSNITIPIVTKTPTTITAATMTTTTEKSMPTTLTTPTNTPISNTTHSKIISAVPFTNTTTPSNTSTRTISAKTTPTTKPAPNTSTTPISKISTPSKTTSKTATKTSTSVTHYTTTTTPAKNNTATSKPTPQTKTASPTTIRYPTTALHKNTSSGETVVVSTTTLNTRNHSDGNTNTSQKPTSDSTASVKPNDKETSQSVSSRKPDGHETPDHNIITSGSNSKSNSSISNGSGNNSNTDWVPGWAIALIVLAAVILLLLIIIFIMMLVRWCCKKTGSDHMDMRQDPYNTKQKQPPQAPLPVYSLEPPVTHSIASAPLFIGDSPKKNRTGFYAVNP, encoded by the exons ATGAATGCAACACGTAATACCACCAGAACAACACCTAAGAATACTACCACAATATTTACTAGTAACATAACAATACCTATCGTTACTAAAACACCTACTACTATTACAGCAGCTACAATGACTACTACCACAGAAAAAAGTATGCCTACTACATTAACAACACCTACCAACACACCCATTTCAAACACAACTCATAGCAAAATCATTTCTGCTGTTCCTTTTACAAATACAACTACACCTAGTAATACCTCAACACGTACTATTTCAGCTAAAACAACACCCACAACAAAGCCCGCTCCAAACACTTCAACAACACCAATTTCAAAGATATCAACACCTAGTAAAACTACCTCTAAAACTGCCACAAAGACAAGTACATCAGTCACACATTATACAACCACCACAACACCTGCTAAAAATAACACAGCTACCTCCAAACCTACACCTCAAACAAAGACAGCTTCACCTACTACTATTCGATATCCTACAACTGCACTACATAAAAACACATCCTCTGGTGAGACTGTAGTGGTTTCGACTACCACATTAAATACCAGAAATCATAGTGATGGTAACACCAACACTTCTCAAAAGCCAACGTCAGACAGCACTGCATCTGTGAAGCCAAATGACAAGGAAACATCTCAGAGTGTTTCCTCTAGAAAACCGGATGGTCATGAGACACCAGATCACAACATCATCACTAGTGGCAGCAACAGcaagagcaacagcagcatcagtaaTGGCAGTGGCAACAATTCAAACACTGACTGGGTACCTGGATGGGCTATAGCCCTCATAGTATTAGCTGCTGTCATTTTACTGCTACTCATAATCATCTTTATTATGATG TTGGTTCGATGGTGTTGTAAGAAAACAGGCAGTGACCATATGGACATGAGGCAGGATCCGTATAACACGAAACAGAAACAACCACCCCAGGCTCCTCTGCCAGTATACTCTCTTGAACCACCAGTGACACACAGCATAGCGTCTGCTCCTTTATTTATT GGAGACTCACCTAAGAAGAACCGGACAGGGTTCTATGCAGTAAATCCTTAA
- the si:dkey-81h8.1 gene encoding uncharacterized protein si:dkey-81h8.1 isoform X1 — translation MANEEKDPMPAVGSLSPNQLQSHLKMEPKTLGAIQIVIGALILCLSASVLQLHEIHFTGDVALFLIVVVQVTLSGSVLIHSGRRPTLLWVKCVLVLHLISAAFATAALGLMSKHLPYRQDSYHCEHCRRLELHAVQHCFRKCTGLIEQKCKLLIDGILGTLVIFLVLELLICITAMLFGLSVLAANGHRPSSQRPVYPQTHPPPLPAVQAVQPAKPDAETAQVAVVVTEPDSELVEDISTPPTEPQVEPMEVLNSEP, via the exons ATGGCTAATGAAGAAAAAGATCCGATGCCTGCAGTGGGGTCTCTTTCCCCGAACCAACTGCAGTCCCACCTCAAGATGGAGCCCAAAACTCTGGGG GCGATCCAGATTGTTATTGGGGCTTTGATTCTCTGCCTGAGTGCCTCAGTGCTCCAGCTCCATGAGATCCACTTCACAGGAGATGTGGCCCTCTTCCTGATTGTTGTGGTACAG GTGACTCTCTCTGGTTCGGTGCTGATCCACAGTGGAAGGAGGCCAACTCTGTTGTGG GTGAAATGTGTCTTAGTTTTGCACCTGATCAGTGCTGCGTTTGCAACTGCTGCCCTGGGTCTGATGTCCAAGCACCTCCCTTACCGCCAGGACTCCTACCACTGTGAACATTGTCGCAGATTGGAACTTCATGCTGTG CAACATTGTTTCAGGAAATGCACCGGGCTGATCGAGCAAAAGTGTAAA CTGTTAATAGATGGAATCCTTGGGACGCTGGTGATCTttctggtcctggagctgttGATCTGCATCACTGCCATGTTGTTCGGACTTAGTGTTCTGGCTGCTAATGGCCACAGG CCTTCTAGCCAAAGACCTGTCTACCCACAGACTCACCCCCCACCTCTTCCAGCTGTGCAAGCTGTTCAGCCTGCTAAACCTGATGCCGAGACAGCTCAG GTGGCTGTGGTGGTGACTGAACCTGACTCTGAGCTGGTGGAGGACATCTCCACCCCACCCACTGAGCCCCAGGTGGAGCCAATGGAAGTTCTGAACTCAGAACCGTAA